In Candidatus Caccoplasma merdavium, the sequence TTTCTCTTCATGCCGAGGGGCCACGAACACCGCCTTCTCGCACTCTATTTTGAAGGAGGTCGGCGTTGATTCTCCCCCAGTGACGAAATCGCTCCGCACTTTGGAGTAGTCGTAGTGTGAAAGATACACCCCATGGACAATTTTCCGGGGGCGGTTGTCGGTGAAGATAGACGTGTCTTTATCCATAGTATCAGTGTTTTGTGTGAGTGTTTATCAATTCTCGTACCTTTTCTCCGATGAGCGGAATGGCCCGTGCCACATCGGGCGACAGATGCAGCCCGATTTTTTTTACGTTTACGACAGAGACGGCAATGAGGTCGATGTCGGGTATCTGTTCCTGCACCATCATCGCCTCTATCATCTCTTTCAGCCCTATTTCATGGGCACTCAGTAGCGGCGGATAGTCCTGTGAATAATGGGGTTTTATGTGCCTTATCGTCCCCGGTGCATTCCCGTCGAGCGTGGCGTCGATGAGAATCACGCGCTTGTACTCTTGCAAGAGGCCGATGAGGGCGATGCCCCCGGTACCTCCGTCGAGCAGGTCGACCCACGGGGGGAGGTTCTCTTTCTGCAAGGAATCGACGGCATGTATGCCGACGCCCTCGTCGCACAACACGAGGTTGCCCACGCCCATGACAAGTATCTCTTTCATGATTCAACCCTTTCGGCTTTACGCTGTTGCCGCATCAGTTGGCGCGCTCTCAGTTTCTTGGTCGCGATGACGCGTTCTTTCCGTTCTTCGGCTGCCAGCTCATCGACCAGTTGGTTGTCGGCAAACTTCCACCCGCCGATAATTGAGGAGGCGATGCCGTTGCGTTCGATGTAGTCGTGATAGAAAACCAGGTAGACATGCACAAGCATGAAAAGCACAAACACCCATAAGAAGATGTGGTGTATGTTGCGCCACGGGAAGAACCCTCCCGTGGCGATGAGCAGCTTTTCAAAGTATGGCGCATAAAAGGCATCGGACGAGGCGGCAAACATGGCCACGCCGGTGACGATTTGCACCGCCATGGCGACAAACAGTCCCAAGTAGGTGAGGGCGGCCAGGCTGTTGTGCCCGATGTCG encodes:
- a CDS encoding hydrogenase maturation protease translates to MKEILVMGVGNLVLCDEGVGIHAVDSLQKENLPPWVDLLDGGTGGIALIGLLQEYKRVILIDATLDGNAPGTIRHIKPHYSQDYPPLLSAHEIGLKEMIEAMMVQEQIPDIDLIAVSVVNVKKIGLHLSPDVARAIPLIGEKVRELINTHTKH
- the cybH gene encoding Ni/Fe-hydrogenase, b-type cytochrome subunit translates to MIRKKAHLTEVYVWQLPVRIFHWVNALCIVILCITGYIIGDPPAIMHATPPIDNYWFGWVRLTHFIAAGVFIFNFIVRIYWLFAGNRFARWPNYIPLTRRQWRSIFDTIKVDILLLSPKPLYDIGHNSLAALTYLGLFVAMAVQIVTGVAMFAASSDAFYAPYFEKLLIATGGFFPWRNIHHIFLWVFVLFMLVHVYLVFYHDYIERNGIASSIIGGWKFADNQLVDELAAEERKERVIATKKLRARQLMRQQRKAERVES